A window of the Herpetosiphon gulosus genome harbors these coding sequences:
- a CDS encoding deoxynucleoside kinase: MGHTFFGQHLYLSVAGNIGVGKSTLVETLAAAFGWQPYYEFVADHPYLDDFYADKHRWGFHSQMWFLAQRFEQQREIADTPISLIQDRSIYEDYEVFAKGLLEQGIMSHRDFRTYRKLYQALIQSTTPPTLMVYLRGSVPTLLERIKKRARPSEMNISADYLSHLNNRYDEWLRRFELCPVLTIETDDLDVVNRDDHRQQVIEIIGQAVGRRSNFQYRLPINGDKA, from the coding sequence ATGGGACATACATTTTTCGGCCAACACTTATATTTGAGTGTGGCGGGCAATATTGGGGTGGGCAAAAGCACCCTCGTCGAAACTTTAGCCGCCGCTTTTGGCTGGCAACCCTACTACGAATTTGTGGCCGATCATCCCTATCTCGATGATTTTTATGCCGATAAGCATCGCTGGGGCTTTCATTCACAAATGTGGTTTTTGGCTCAACGCTTCGAGCAACAACGCGAAATCGCCGATACACCAATCTCATTAATTCAAGATCGCTCGATTTATGAAGATTATGAGGTGTTTGCTAAGGGTTTGTTGGAGCAGGGGATTATGAGCCATCGCGATTTTCGTACCTATCGCAAACTCTATCAAGCACTGATTCAATCGACCACCCCGCCAACCTTGATGGTCTATTTGCGCGGCTCGGTTCCCACGCTGTTGGAGCGAATCAAAAAACGCGCTCGGCCAAGCGAAATGAATATTAGCGCCGATTATTTGAGCCATCTAAATAATCGTTATGATGAATGGCTCCGCCGTTTCGAGTTATGTCCAGTGCTCACAATCGAAACTGATGATTTAGATGTAGTCAATCGCGACGATCATCGCCAACAAGTGATCGAAATTATTGGGCAGGCAGTTGGTCGGCGTAGCAATTTTCAATATCGCTTACCGATCAACGGTGATAAAGCCTAG
- a CDS encoding YitT family protein produces the protein MHHLVEVVFLVGYQHLEVFMHRLAIRREQIPGILRDYLVMTIGTLCIALALNIFLDPNNVIFGGVTGIAAMLKTLLGLPIGVTSLVLNIPLFIIGLKRLGGFVFGLRTIFATVMLSVFIDLTANRVGQFVQREPLLYIAYGALLSGIGTGLVLRVGGTTGGVDIVARLLQQWRGIRPGQSMLISSVVVFGAAGWIYGATPVLYALLLAFIETRVIDIVLEGFSDGRSALIVSDKPEAIRDAVLHDLDRGVTMLEGRGGYSGRERAVLMCVISQAEIAILKKMIYNIDPRAFVVMTEAVEVLGEGFRPAKAE, from the coding sequence ATGCACCACCTTGTTGAGGTGGTCTTTTTGGTTGGTTATCAGCATCTTGAGGTTTTTATGCACCGTTTAGCTATCCGCCGCGAACAAATTCCCGGCATTCTGCGTGATTATTTGGTGATGACGATTGGTACGCTCTGTATCGCGCTCGCCTTGAATATATTTCTCGACCCCAATAATGTGATTTTTGGCGGGGTGACGGGGATTGCCGCCATGCTCAAAACGCTGCTTGGCTTGCCAATTGGCGTAACGTCGTTGGTGCTCAATATTCCCTTGTTTATTATTGGCTTGAAGCGTTTGGGCGGCTTTGTTTTTGGCTTGCGCACGATTTTCGCCACAGTGATGCTCTCGGTTTTTATCGATCTCACAGCCAATCGCGTAGGCCAGTTTGTGCAACGCGAACCATTGTTGTACATCGCCTATGGAGCCTTGCTCAGCGGCATCGGCACAGGTTTGGTCTTGCGGGTTGGCGGTACAACTGGCGGGGTCGATATTGTGGCTCGCTTGTTGCAGCAATGGCGTGGCATTCGTCCAGGCCAATCGATGTTGATTTCGAGCGTAGTGGTGTTTGGCGCAGCTGGCTGGATTTACGGCGCAACTCCGGTGCTGTATGCTTTGTTGCTAGCCTTTATCGAAACCCGCGTGATCGATATTGTGTTAGAAGGCTTCAGCGATGGCCGTTCAGCCTTGATTGTTTCCGACAAACCTGAGGCAATTCGCGATGCTGTGTTGCACGATCTTGATCGCGGGGTAACCATGCTCGAAGGTCGTGGCGGTTATAGTGGCCGCGAACGAGCTGTGTTGATGTGTGTCATCAGCCAAGCCGAAATTGCAATTCTCAAAAAGATGATTTACAACATCGATCCACGGGCCTTTGTGGTAATGACAGAGGCAGTTGAGGTACTTGGTGAGGGCTTCCGGCCTGCCAAAGCCGAATAA
- a CDS encoding histidine kinase — protein sequence MSSWFMMHPEPITIDQQTAQDRVHNQSLLWSGIIAALVACVVPPIIGFSNGSLRGVDLVIYLGAAIGYVGLKSFFWFETPLCTRFRRNPQLLISVVFGLAALMQLISRDFTTQPIAFMVPMVFIAGTYPLPKTLIIAGLIAILMSASFIASGLPLTSAGLSALSSQIVLLLFVTLFGYVTNESVLTRQKVEQLAQELAQERDYLQQLSAITAALSSEVQLARVLAQVAEAGRSLANAQAVTVALLEDQEWRIVASVGSPDSNLQSLEIMLHVKGETIGRLNYWSVQPANAALRQALQPFADAAAMAIYNAQLYEQARFSATLAERNRLARDFHDTLAQQLTGLRLQIEAGIRNLHQPEKAQLRLQKAYDLALAALHDLRRSVWNLSAPAIDGRVLSDVLAELVDTFHQRTNIQSQYSHDGQELTLPSDMAIQVLRVVNEALSNVEKHAQAKHVAIRSIVAAGQLQITVSDDGQGFELAAVQQTASGGFGLTSMRERTQLIQGSLSIQSQPNAGTLLTLCLPL from the coding sequence GTGAGTAGCTGGTTTATGATGCACCCAGAGCCAATCACAATTGATCAACAAACCGCTCAAGATCGGGTTCACAACCAAAGTTTGTTGTGGTCGGGCATTATTGCCGCCTTGGTGGCCTGTGTTGTGCCGCCAATTATTGGATTTAGTAATGGCAGTCTGCGTGGCGTGGATTTAGTTATTTATTTAGGCGCAGCCATTGGTTATGTTGGCTTGAAAAGTTTTTTTTGGTTTGAAACACCACTTTGTACCCGTTTTCGCCGCAATCCTCAACTGTTAATTAGTGTAGTTTTTGGGCTTGCGGCCTTGATGCAACTGATTAGTCGCGATTTCACGACCCAACCAATTGCCTTTATGGTGCCAATGGTCTTTATCGCCGGAACCTATCCCTTGCCCAAAACCCTGATCATTGCTGGCTTAATTGCAATATTGATGAGTGCCAGCTTTATTGCCTCGGGCTTGCCGCTAACCAGTGCTGGTTTATCAGCCTTATCGAGCCAGATTGTATTACTCCTGTTTGTTACATTGTTTGGTTATGTCACCAACGAATCGGTGCTCACCCGCCAAAAAGTCGAGCAGCTAGCCCAAGAACTAGCCCAAGAACGTGATTATTTACAACAACTCAGTGCCATCACCGCTGCATTATCGAGCGAAGTTCAATTAGCCCGCGTTTTAGCCCAAGTGGCTGAGGCAGGCCGCAGTTTAGCCAATGCCCAAGCGGTTACGGTGGCTCTGCTCGAAGATCAAGAATGGCGGATCGTTGCCAGCGTTGGTAGCCCCGATTCAAATTTACAAAGCCTTGAGATTATGCTTCACGTCAAAGGTGAAACAATTGGCCGTTTAAATTATTGGAGCGTCCAGCCAGCCAATGCAGCCTTGCGCCAAGCGTTGCAACCATTTGCCGATGCCGCAGCAATGGCAATTTACAACGCCCAACTTTACGAACAAGCGCGTTTCTCGGCAACCTTGGCCGAGCGCAACCGCCTAGCCCGCGATTTTCACGATACCTTGGCCCAGCAACTAACTGGCTTGCGCTTACAAATCGAGGCTGGCATACGCAACCTCCATCAGCCCGAAAAAGCCCAACTACGCTTGCAAAAAGCCTATGATTTGGCCTTGGCGGCCTTGCACGATCTACGGCGCAGCGTCTGGAACTTATCTGCTCCAGCGATCGATGGGCGGGTACTCAGCGATGTTTTGGCCGAATTGGTTGATACATTTCATCAACGTACCAATATTCAAAGCCAATATAGCCACGATGGTCAAGAGCTTACGCTACCCAGCGATATGGCGATTCAGGTGTTACGAGTGGTCAACGAGGCCTTGAGCAATGTTGAAAAGCATGCCCAAGCCAAGCATGTGGCCATCCGATCAATCGTCGCTGCCGGCCAGCTTCAAATCACGGTCAGCGATGATGGCCAAGGTTTTGAACTTGCTGCTGTGCAACAAACAGCCAGCGGCGGCTTTGGCCTGACCAGTATGCGCGAAAGAACTCAGCTGATCCAAGGTTCGCTCTCGATTCAAAGCCAGCCAAACGCTGGTACGTTGCTGACGTTGTGTTTGCCGTTATAA
- a CDS encoding DUF2306 domain-containing protein has product MFLILHIIGAVLALSAGLAAYRWPNGTTTHRWIGKGYLLGWVTLFSTGIVISRAGVSAPDVLNGLGMASATIAYSVIFFRKRLGRRWLRLHYQWMTQSYAFVCVATLNQIIARIGVEINFWIFAAEVSLPFFILPYVGRKLDQRYGFAPKSKQLGNAASN; this is encoded by the coding sequence ATGTTTCTGATTTTGCATATCATTGGGGCGGTCTTAGCGCTGAGCGCTGGCTTGGCGGCCTATCGCTGGCCCAACGGCACAACAACCCATCGTTGGATTGGCAAAGGCTATTTGTTAGGATGGGTAACGTTATTCAGCACAGGCATCGTCATCAGTCGGGCCGGAGTTAGCGCACCTGATGTTCTGAACGGATTGGGAATGGCTTCGGCGACCATTGCCTATAGCGTAATTTTCTTTCGCAAACGCTTGGGGCGACGCTGGCTACGCTTGCACTATCAATGGATGACCCAATCGTATGCCTTTGTATGTGTTGCAACCCTCAATCAAATTATTGCCCGCATTGGAGTTGAGATTAATTTTTGGATTTTTGCGGCGGAAGTTTCTTTACCCTTCTTTATTCTGCCCTATGTGGGTCGTAAGCTTGATCAACGCTATGGATTTGCCCCCAAATCTAAACAATTGGGTAATGCAGCAAGCAACTAA
- a CDS encoding redoxin domain-containing protein, with protein sequence MDTALPLIAIRDIYNQSLPFGSLWRDQAALLVFLRHPGCAVCRRNLLDLYEYTTAFRMLDINLAVITMAEPAAAQAFARLYRLPIPIYSDPERQIYRATGFSEGSLYSVVSPQVMLHQAWQFLQGHWVGGGQGQSLTQHGGHALIKCRATAPSYIHVADPIYRYPAWQSVLEYTQQRFYTNEEINPNFARQLA encoded by the coding sequence ATGGATACGGCTTTACCCCTGATTGCCATTCGTGATATCTACAACCAGAGTTTACCATTTGGCTCGTTATGGCGCGATCAAGCGGCGCTTTTGGTGTTTTTGCGCCATCCAGGTTGTGCGGTCTGTCGGCGCAACTTACTCGATTTATATGAGTACACCACAGCTTTTCGCATGTTGGATATTAATTTGGCGGTGATTACGATGGCCGAGCCAGCCGCTGCCCAAGCTTTTGCGCGGCTCTATCGCTTGCCAATTCCAATCTACAGTGATCCAGAGCGCCAAATTTATCGGGCAACAGGGTTTAGTGAGGGTAGTTTGTATAGTGTGGTCAGCCCACAGGTGATGTTGCATCAGGCTTGGCAGTTTTTGCAGGGGCATTGGGTTGGGGGTGGGCAAGGTCAATCACTGACCCAACATGGCGGTCACGCCTTGATTAAATGTCGCGCAACCGCCCCAAGTTATATTCATGTCGCCGATCCAATCTATCGCTATCCAGCGTGGCAAAGTGTCTTGGAATATACCCAACAGCGTTTTTATACCAATGAAGAGATTAATCCCAACTTTGCTCGTCAATTGGCTTAA
- a CDS encoding tetratricopeptide repeat protein translates to MKPTTIVSTGLLLLALTGCGAPSAADINAEGNALYEQGVYGQALNQYKEAVLMAPDRPEPQVNLGNTRYQMGDYLGAIEAPNNALQTADPATQAIIYYNQGNAHFRLEELDEAIEAYKKALRINPDDLDAKYNLELAQKIQEQQQQQQQASNQQDPNQQPQDGQQDPNQPPQDGQQPDPNQDPSGGGQPPERPQAPPSSMNPDEAERQLDQLERSEDRNREDLYDNYAVGADGNPTDSQGGDDEGW, encoded by the coding sequence ATGAAACCTACAACGATTGTTAGCACGGGCTTGCTGTTATTAGCCCTGACTGGTTGTGGCGCACCGTCTGCCGCCGATATTAATGCTGAGGGCAACGCACTCTACGAGCAGGGCGTGTATGGTCAAGCCCTCAATCAATATAAAGAAGCAGTGTTGATGGCTCCTGATCGGCCTGAACCACAGGTTAATTTAGGCAATACGCGCTACCAAATGGGCGATTATTTAGGGGCAATTGAAGCCCCAAATAATGCCTTGCAAACTGCCGACCCTGCGACCCAAGCAATTATTTATTACAACCAAGGCAATGCCCACTTTCGGCTAGAGGAGCTTGATGAGGCGATTGAAGCCTATAAAAAAGCCTTGCGGATCAATCCCGATGATCTTGATGCCAAATATAACCTTGAGCTAGCCCAAAAAATCCAAGAGCAGCAGCAACAACAGCAACAAGCTAGCAATCAACAAGATCCCAATCAGCAGCCACAGGATGGCCAACAAGATCCCAATCAACCACCCCAAGATGGTCAACAACCTGATCCAAACCAAGATCCGAGTGGCGGCGGCCAACCACCGGAACGTCCCCAAGCACCACCGTCAAGTATGAACCCTGATGAAGCTGAGCGCCAACTCGATCAATTGGAGCGTAGCGAGGATCGCAATCGCGAAGATCTGTATGATAATTATGCAGTTGGAGCCGATGGCAACCCGACCGATAGCCAAGGCGGCGATGACGAAGGTTGGTAG
- a CDS encoding VWA domain-containing protein: MALVPANLWLLLVLLPLAGVFWLARRAEERDRAALGDPGLIASLLSMQPARQRRIRIVLQLSAVGLIIVALARPVWGSGDETLKRSGLQVLILLDGSRSMAAQDVRPSRIDASKRMVLALLDRLEGNQVGMLMFGSSSYVQFPLTSDLAAARSLVEPINPRGLSLGGTDVEEVITEGLRSFPIGQIEGRTMILITDGGDSDEQSDGEAVAAAREAAKMGLTIHTIGMATEAGGQIPIYDELGNISYVEDQGQRVISKLNRPLLEQIASATGGTYFDGSTLDLNQLQTALEQSAPVDLTDQTRRVYSERFYIFAGLAFILLVADVFVGRLEQRKVVAA; the protein is encoded by the coding sequence ATGGCACTTGTACCAGCAAATTTATGGCTCTTATTGGTTTTACTGCCCTTGGCGGGGGTATTCTGGCTCGCTCGTCGCGCCGAAGAACGTGATCGCGCTGCGCTCGGCGATCCAGGCTTAATTGCTTCGTTGCTTTCGATGCAGCCTGCTCGCCAACGCCGCATTCGGATCGTCTTGCAACTCAGTGCCGTAGGATTAATCATTGTGGCACTGGCGCGACCAGTTTGGGGTAGCGGCGATGAAACGCTCAAGCGTAGCGGTTTACAAGTGTTAATCTTGCTTGATGGTTCACGCAGTATGGCAGCACAAGATGTACGGCCATCGCGGATCGATGCCAGCAAACGCATGGTTTTAGCGCTGCTTGATCGCTTAGAAGGTAATCAAGTGGGCATGCTGATGTTTGGTTCGTCGAGTTATGTGCAATTTCCCTTGACCAGCGACCTCGCAGCGGCCCGCTCCTTGGTTGAGCCAATCAACCCACGTGGGCTTTCGCTCGGTGGCACCGATGTTGAGGAAGTCATCACTGAGGGCTTACGCTCATTTCCAATTGGCCAAATCGAAGGCCGCACCATGATTTTGATCACTGATGGCGGCGATTCCGATGAACAAAGCGATGGCGAAGCAGTTGCCGCCGCGCGTGAAGCAGCCAAAATGGGGCTGACAATTCATACGATTGGCATGGCAACCGAAGCTGGCGGCCAAATTCCAATCTACGATGAGCTTGGTAATATTAGTTATGTCGAAGATCAAGGCCAACGGGTGATTAGCAAACTCAATCGGCCTTTGCTTGAGCAAATTGCCTCGGCCACTGGTGGAACCTACTTCGATGGCAGCACGTTAGATCTTAACCAATTGCAAACCGCGCTTGAACAAAGCGCCCCGGTTGATCTGACTGATCAAACTCGGCGAGTTTACAGCGAGCGCTTCTATATTTTCGCAGGCCTAGCCTTTATTTTATTAGTCGCCGATGTCTTTGTGGGGCGCTTGGAGCAACGAAAGGTGGTAGCAGCATGA
- a CDS encoding VWA domain-containing protein — protein sequence MTFAYPLLFWLLPIVPIVWWSLYRRSRGEVVTMRFSDLGMLRGVKPSWRIRMRPVLISLRAAAIGLLVVVLTRPQYAQSSERVVREGIDIQLALDISLSMKAGDFEPKDRITVAKEVISEFVKGRKDDRIGLVVFSGHAFTQVPLTLDYDFLQNLLGQVQTVRRPDGTAIGIALAHSVNGLRNSTTKSKVVILLTDGSNNRGDIEPAQAAEIARALDVRVYTILVGKPGGGEYPVHDPWRDETYLIPAPTAEDEVALRDIAEQTGGIFFRAGDEQGLRDVYDTIDKMERSQVASEKLVRYTEAWQPWAAGALLLLMIEILLRNTILRSIG from the coding sequence ATGACATTTGCTTATCCGTTGTTATTTTGGTTGTTGCCGATTGTGCCGATTGTCTGGTGGTCGCTGTATCGCCGCAGTCGCGGTGAAGTCGTGACCATGCGCTTCTCCGATTTGGGCATGTTGCGTGGGGTCAAGCCGTCGTGGCGGATTCGTATGCGACCTGTGTTAATTTCGTTGCGAGCTGCGGCAATTGGCTTGTTGGTGGTAGTCCTCACTCGGCCACAATATGCCCAAAGCTCCGAGCGAGTGGTACGCGAAGGCATCGATATTCAGCTAGCCTTGGATATTTCGCTGAGTATGAAGGCTGGTGACTTCGAGCCAAAAGACCGCATCACCGTAGCCAAAGAAGTCATTTCAGAGTTTGTTAAAGGCCGCAAAGATGATCGGATTGGCCTCGTGGTTTTTTCAGGCCATGCCTTTACCCAAGTGCCGTTGACGCTTGATTACGACTTTTTGCAAAATTTATTGGGTCAAGTGCAAACGGTACGCCGCCCTGATGGGACGGCGATTGGCATCGCCTTAGCCCACTCGGTCAATGGCTTGCGCAACAGCACCACCAAAAGCAAAGTCGTGATTTTGCTCACCGATGGCTCCAACAATCGTGGCGATATCGAGCCAGCCCAAGCTGCCGAAATTGCTCGTGCTTTAGATGTGCGGGTGTATACAATTTTGGTCGGCAAACCAGGCGGCGGCGAATATCCCGTGCATGATCCTTGGCGCGACGAAACCTACCTAATTCCCGCGCCAACTGCCGAGGATGAAGTAGCCTTACGCGATATTGCTGAACAGACGGGCGGAATTTTCTTCCGTGCTGGCGATGAACAAGGCCTACGCGATGTCTACGATACGATCGATAAAATGGAACGCTCGCAAGTCGCTAGCGAAAAATTAGTCCGCTACACCGAGGCTTGGCAACCATGGGCCGCTGGAGCACTCTTGCTCTTGATGATTGAAATTTTGCTACGCAATACCATTCTACGGAGTATTGGCTAA
- a CDS encoding DUF58 domain-containing protein yields the protein MNLQELMRQVRFIELKTTKLVTGVFAGMYMSSFKGRGVEFDEIREYEPGDDVRAIDWNVTARTGRPFIKRFVEEREMTVMLLVDMSASADFGTTRKLKRELEAELCATLAFSAVRNNDRVGMLLFTEEVERFIPPRKGRNHVMQIVRSLLTTDPEHRGTNITKALDYLNNVVEGKALVFIISDFRSLDNWIRPLRITARRHDVVAVRVEDPRERKLPKVGLVRLQDAETGQELVVDLRNEKLRDMFEKQAEAQHQSHVAELRALGVDHMSLQTDGRYADSLQSFFNRRMKRRERG from the coding sequence ATGAATTTACAAGAACTCATGCGCCAAGTGCGCTTCATTGAATTGAAAACGACCAAGTTGGTAACTGGTGTGTTTGCTGGCATGTACATGAGCAGCTTCAAGGGGCGTGGCGTTGAGTTCGATGAAATTCGCGAATACGAGCCTGGCGATGATGTGCGTGCGATCGATTGGAATGTCACCGCGCGGACAGGCCGTCCGTTTATCAAGCGCTTTGTCGAAGAGCGTGAGATGACCGTGATGCTACTGGTCGATATGAGTGCTTCGGCAGATTTCGGCACAACCCGCAAACTCAAACGCGAACTAGAAGCCGAATTGTGCGCAACCTTGGCATTTTCGGCGGTGCGCAACAACGATCGCGTGGGCATGCTGCTCTTTACCGAGGAAGTTGAGCGCTTTATCCCGCCGCGCAAAGGCCGTAACCATGTGATGCAAATTGTGCGATCGTTGCTCACAACCGACCCTGAGCATCGCGGCACCAACATCACCAAAGCCTTGGATTACCTTAACAACGTGGTCGAAGGCAAAGCCTTGGTCTTCATTATCTCGGATTTTCGCTCGCTCGATAATTGGATTCGACCGTTGCGGATTACGGCGCGTCGCCATGATGTCGTCGCAGTGCGAGTGGAAGACCCGCGCGAACGTAAATTGCCCAAGGTTGGCTTGGTACGGCTGCAAGATGCCGAAACCGGCCAAGAGTTGGTTGTCGATTTGCGCAATGAAAAATTACGCGACATGTTTGAAAAGCAGGCCGAAGCTCAACACCAAAGCCATGTAGCCGAACTACGGGCCTTGGGCGTTGATCATATGAGTTTGCAAACTGATGGGCGTTACGCCGATTCGCTGCAAAGCTTCTTTAATCGTCGGATGAAACGCCGTGAACGCGGCTAG
- a CDS encoding MoxR family ATPase, whose protein sequence is METNSSDVRRAGEALQSLVGEVGKIVVGQRALAERILIGLLANGHLLIEGVPGLAKTLMVKSMAEGIHAQFERIQFTPDLLPGDLIGTQIYNQRTGDFSIKKGPIFTNFLLADEINRAPAKVQSALLEAMQERQVTIGSDTFKLPHPYLVMATQNPIENDGTYPLPEAQVDRFMLKVVVDYPTREEEYEILNRMTGATTPKMSTTMTIEELDNARKIFHQIYIDDRVKHYILDLVFATRKPEQYGLAQIKPYIEFGASPRATIFMTLAAKGAAFLQGRAYVTPDDVKHMALDVLRHRLIATYEAEAENITSENLVAQILNRVRVP, encoded by the coding sequence TTGGAAACAAATAGTAGCGATGTACGCCGCGCAGGCGAGGCCTTGCAAAGCCTTGTGGGCGAAGTAGGAAAAATTGTTGTTGGGCAGCGGGCATTAGCTGAACGCATCTTGATTGGTTTGTTGGCTAATGGTCACTTATTAATTGAAGGTGTTCCAGGGTTGGCCAAAACCTTAATGGTTAAAAGCATGGCCGAAGGGATTCATGCCCAATTTGAACGGATTCAGTTTACCCCCGATTTGCTGCCTGGCGACTTGATTGGTACGCAAATTTACAATCAACGCACTGGCGATTTTTCGATTAAAAAAGGGCCAATTTTTACCAACTTTTTGCTGGCCGACGAAATTAACCGTGCTCCGGCCAAAGTGCAAAGTGCTTTGCTCGAAGCCATGCAAGAGCGTCAAGTAACAATTGGCTCGGATACCTTTAAATTGCCCCACCCATATTTGGTGATGGCAACCCAAAACCCAATTGAAAACGATGGAACCTACCCCTTGCCTGAAGCGCAGGTTGATCGTTTTATGCTCAAAGTGGTCGTTGATTACCCCACCCGCGAGGAAGAATACGAAATTCTCAATCGCATGACTGGGGCAACCACCCCCAAAATGAGCACAACGATGACAATCGAGGAGTTGGATAACGCTCGCAAGATTTTCCATCAAATTTATATTGATGATCGGGTCAAGCATTATATTTTGGATTTGGTGTTTGCCACCCGTAAACCTGAGCAATATGGCTTGGCACAAATTAAGCCCTATATTGAATTTGGCGCATCGCCACGGGCCACCATTTTTATGACCTTGGCCGCTAAAGGAGCCGCCTTCTTGCAAGGCCGTGCTTATGTCACGCCCGATGACGTTAAACATATGGCCTTAGATGTGCTGCGCCACCGTTTGATCGCCACCTACGAAGCCGAAGCCGAAAATATCACTTCGGAAAACTTGGTAGCCCAAATTCTCAATCGGGTGCGGGTGCCGTAG
- a CDS encoding plastocyanin/azurin family copper-binding protein, which yields MKKLSIALLLVVSLTLAACGGEAATTAPSTDNGAATSAPSTGGGSSTLTIDAAAGGTLAFAATAAETTAGEVTVTFNNPGALAHNLVIVKPGEEQAAVDASMASAPDFLPPADKSLGHSKTIAAGASDTFTVSLQPGTYSFICTYPAHYAAGMKGTLTVK from the coding sequence GTGAAGAAGTTGAGTATTGCACTCTTGCTTGTTGTTTCGTTAACTTTAGCTGCTTGTGGTGGAGAAGCTGCCACGACCGCCCCATCAACAGATAACGGCGCTGCAACTAGCGCACCCAGCACCGGTGGCGGTAGCTCGACTCTGACGATTGACGCTGCGGCTGGTGGTACCTTGGCTTTTGCCGCAACGGCAGCCGAAACCACTGCTGGCGAAGTGACCGTGACCTTTAATAACCCGGGCGCTTTGGCTCATAATTTGGTCATCGTCAAGCCAGGCGAAGAACAAGCTGCGGTTGATGCCTCGATGGCTTCGGCTCCTGACTTCTTGCCTCCTGCCGACAAATCTTTGGGTCATAGCAAAACGATTGCTGCTGGCGCAAGCGATACCTTCACCGTGAGCTTGCAACCAGGTACTTACAGCTTTATCTGTACCTATCCGGCCCACTATGCTGCTGGCATGAAGGGTACTTTGACCGTCAAATAA
- a CDS encoding PstS family phosphate ABC transporter substrate-binding protein produces the protein MLQRFFLLCCLVTLAGCGATTAQPTATSLPATATPAPTTLAQATPAVTANPALRGTIVIDGSSTVFPITEAVAREFALSAPNVQVQLGVSGTGGGFKKFCAGETVISDASRPIKQSEAAECAANQIDFVEIPVAFDGLSLVANPSNTWLECMTVAELNTLWQPDATNIITNWRMLRPTWPTSTLQLYGAGQDSGTFDYFTSAIVGTEGSSRSDVISSEDDYLIAQDIAGDPNALGYFGYAYYREYQERLKLIAVDAGNGCVLPSEQTIADGSYQPLSRPIFIYVRADALDRAEVAAFVDFYLSDLARVVADVKYVPLPARAYQFAQERVQQRKLGSLFEGGSQIGVSIERLLELEGQ, from the coding sequence GTGCTACAACGATTTTTTTTGCTTTGCTGCCTCGTAACGTTGGCTGGATGCGGTGCAACCACCGCTCAACCGACGGCTACCAGCCTCCCCGCGACAGCAACACCTGCCCCAACCACTCTCGCTCAAGCAACTCCTGCGGTAACGGCTAACCCAGCTTTGCGCGGCACAATCGTGATCGATGGCTCAAGCACGGTGTTTCCAATTACCGAAGCAGTTGCCCGTGAGTTTGCCCTGAGTGCGCCGAATGTTCAAGTGCAATTGGGCGTGAGCGGCACTGGTGGCGGGTTTAAGAAGTTTTGTGCTGGCGAAACGGTGATCTCCGATGCTTCGCGCCCAATTAAACAGAGCGAAGCCGCTGAGTGTGCCGCCAACCAGATTGATTTTGTGGAAATCCCCGTGGCCTTCGATGGCCTTTCGTTGGTTGCCAACCCCAGTAATACCTGGCTCGAATGTATGACCGTGGCCGAGTTGAATACCCTCTGGCAACCAGATGCGACCAATATCATCACCAATTGGCGTATGTTGCGGCCCACTTGGCCAACCAGTACCTTGCAATTGTATGGTGCGGGCCAAGATTCGGGCACCTTCGATTATTTCACCAGCGCAATTGTTGGAACTGAGGGTTCCAGCCGCAGCGACGTGATCAGCAGCGAAGACGATTATCTGATTGCGCAGGATATTGCGGGTGACCCCAATGCCTTGGGCTATTTTGGCTATGCCTATTATCGCGAATATCAAGAACGGTTGAAATTAATAGCGGTCGATGCTGGTAATGGCTGTGTTTTGCCTTCTGAGCAAACGATTGCTGATGGCTCGTATCAACCACTTTCGCGGCCAATTTTCATTTATGTCCGCGCCGATGCGCTTGATCGGGCTGAAGTTGCGGCCTTTGTTGATTTTTATCTCAGCGATTTGGCGCGAGTGGTGGCGGATGTGAAATATGTGCCCTTGCCAGCTCGCGCCTATCAATTTGCCCAAGAGCGCGTGCAACAACGCAAACTTGGCTCGCTGTTCGAGGGTGGTTCGCAAATCGGGGTTTCGATTGAACGCTTGCTTGAGCTAGAAGGACAATAA